A genome region from Megalobrama amblycephala isolate DHTTF-2021 linkage group LG18, ASM1881202v1, whole genome shotgun sequence includes the following:
- the nlrc3l1 gene encoding protein NLRC3, whose translation MDDDAVDMASDNSLPLGIGASAFGSENGDEEDDFIPQRTLPFTLGYSDPVGHYVERAESPANSYASMQSNSWSETRDAPEQSCTLVQLDRRDSSASSSECFSSDEDMNPDADPEESTRKKIRKEASVKQPKAPAPVKPELVVDPNEKRHPAMTVKFAFEALTVCLKKLTNDELKRFKKLMWERYPECFRDPLDGLDIVDLVDKMLELCDIEVSLKITLALFNVMNFKKLTEYLLGLCKRNEVRYELKKALRKKYEMVYEGFSPQGQPVPFESVYTDLYITDGINASVNSEHEYRTTIEELQETGKVNRTPISGNDLFPPEAGRSRHIRSALSRGIPGCGKSFAVQRFILDWADGKVQPEIFFLLPLQFKELNKMLEGEYTLLSLVSALYPEMKEIDTLEFEGCRVMFIFDGLDDTQILFNFRRTTYWCDTTRPTTVQVLITNLIRGNLLYNACVWTISRAGALDVIPPEHVHQLLEVRGFTDEQKEAYFRKTIEDRDLAERVIAHLKSSKTLFIMCHMPLFCWVASKVLQRQFQSHPPSTKLPITLTNLYTIMVHRHTQISVQKLQNDPSEDTKGLTAETLLIKLAKLSYNMLEKNEFQIEKEHWDEVELPDSYPAMSCTGFCTEYYREKYMIYTEKVSCFAHPTIQEYLAALHVFYCFKKHGKNVLEQSKLSKVLKVSLSDLLKCAVDKALSSKNSNFDIFLRFLLGLSVEANQEMLKSLFHFSTSSSQNAREETTRYINKKIKEGHFPEKHETLLRCIDELNAH comes from the exons ATGGATGACGACGCAGTAGACATGGCGTCAGACAACAGTCTGCCATTAGGAATTGGGGCTTCTGCCTTCGGGAGTGAAAATGGGGATGAAGAGGACGACTTCATTCCTCAGAGGACACTTCCATTCACCCTCGGATACTCCGATCCTGTGGG GCACTACGTGGAGAGAGCAGAGTCCCCTGCAAATAGTTATGCCTCAATGCAAAGTAACAGCTGGTCAGAAACAAGAGATGCGCCTGAACAAAGCTGTACACT GGTTCAGTTGGACAGACGGGATTCGTCTGCTTCTAGCAGTGAATGCTTTAGTAGTGATGAGGACATGAATCCAGATGCTGATCCTGAAGAAAG CACACGGAAGAAGATCAGGAAGGAAGCTAGCGTGAAACAACCAAAAGCTCCTGCTCCTGTAAAACCAGAGTTGGTAGTAGATCCAAATGAGAAAAGGCATCCAGCGATGACGGTGAAGTTTGCTTTCGAG GCCCTCACAGTCTGCCTAAAGAAACTTACAAATGATGAATTAAAGCGCTTCAAAAAACTAATGTGGGAAAGATATCCAGAGTGCTTCCGTGATCCCCTGGATGGACTTGATATTGTGGATCTGGTGGATAAGATGCTGGAGCTCTGTGATATTGAGGTGTCTCTGAAAATCACTCTGGCGCTCTTTAATGTCATGAACTTTAAGAAATTGACTGAATATCTACTAGGACTGTGCAAAAGAA ACGAAGTGCGCTATGAGTTGAAGAAGGCTCTGAGGAAGAAGTATGAGATGGTGTATGAGGGTTTTAGTCCGCAAGGACAACCAGTTCCCTTTGAATCTGTCTATACAGACCTTTACATTACAGATGGCATTAATGCATCAGTGAACAGCGAGCATGAGTACAGAACAACGATAGAAGAGCTCCAAGAGACTGGCAAGGTTAACAGGACGCCAATATCCGGAAATGACTTATTTCCCCCTGAGGCTGGGAGGTCAAGGCACATTAGGTCGGCATTATCCAGAGGAATCCCAGGATGTGGAAAATCATTTGCAGTGCAGCGCTTCATCCTCGACTGGGCGGATGGAAAAGTCCAACCAGAGATTTTCTTTCTCCTTCCTCTGCAGTTCAAGGAATTGAACAAGATGTTGGAAGGAGAGTATACCCTCCTCTCTCTAGTCAGCGCCCTCTATCCAGAGATGAAGGAAATAGATACTCTCGAATTTGAGGGCTGCCGAGTAATGTTCATATTCGACGGCCTAGATGACACTCAAATCCTCTTCAATTTCCGGAGAACAACGTATTGGTGCGATACGACCAGGCCTACGACTGTGCAAGTGTTGATCACCAACCTCATCAGGGGGAACCTGCTCTATAACGCCTGCGTGTGGACCATTTCTAGGGCAGGAGCTCTGGATGTGATCCCACCAGAACACGTCCACCAGCTTCTGGAGGTTCGTGGCTTCACTGATGAACAAAAAGAGGCCTATTTCAGGAAGACGATCGAAGACCGAGACCTTGCTGAGAGGGTGATCGCTCACCTCAAGTCTTCTAAGACGTTGTTTATTATGTGCCACATGCCTCTGTTCTGCTGGGTGGCATCTAAAGTGCTGCAGCGGCAGTTTCAGTCTCATCCACCGTCAACAAAGCTGCCCATAACTCTTACCAATCTGTACACCATTATGGTGCATCGTCACACTCAAATATCTGTTCAGAAACTGCAGAATGACCCCAGCGAAGACACCAAGGGTCTTACTGCTGAGACTCTGCTCATTAAGCTTGCAAAGCTGTCCTACAACATGCTTGAGAAGAACGAGTTTCAGATAGAGAAAGAGCATTGGGACGAGGTTGAATTGCCGGATTCATACCCAGCCATGTCCTGCACCGGTTTCTGCACGGAGTATTACAGAGAGAAGTACATGATTTACACCGAGAAGGTGAGCTGCTTTGCTCATCCGACCATTCAGGAATACCTCGCTGCACTTCATGTTTTCTACTGTTTCAAGAAACATGGGAAGAATGTCCTTGAGCAGAGCAAGCTGAGCAAGGTCTTAAAGGTTTCCTTGTCAGACTTGCTCAAGTGTGCAGTTGACAAAGCATTAAGCTCCAAGAATTCCAACTTCGATATCTTTCTCCGCTTTCTGCTGGGTTTGTCTGTGGAGGCCAACCAGGAGATGCTTAAGAGCCTCTTTCATTTCTCTACCAGTTCTAGCCAGAACGCACGGGAAGAGACAACACGCTACattaataagaaaataaaagaagGCCACTTCCCAGAAAAACATGAGACCCTTTTGCGGTGCATTGATGAACTTAACGCACACTGA